From the genome of Thermoflexus hugenholtzii, one region includes:
- a CDS encoding ABC transporter permease gives MLRYIVRRMLWNLLVLWVITVITFALMHAVPGGPFDREKPLPPEIRANIEAKYHLDKPVVIQYLYYMRDLLVPRYSPTLPTSLQEDALIRWKIGPGYFLWINLGPSYSSRSRSVNDIIRQNLPVSFELGVYALLVAVGIGIPLGILAALNQNTFLDYFGMSLAIFGVSVPVIVLGPILVSVFGVWLKWLPPTGWGTPAHAIMPSIALGLASSALIARLTRASLLQVIREDYIRTARAKGLAERLVIVRHALRNSLIPVVTVLGPLFAALVTGTFVTETIFGIPGLGRYFVTSITNRDHPVIMGTILIYAIFLVIANLVVDITYAFLDPRIRYT, from the coding sequence ATGCTCCGTTACATCGTGCGGCGGATGCTATGGAACCTCTTGGTGCTGTGGGTGATCACGGTGATCACCTTCGCCCTCATGCACGCGGTGCCCGGAGGGCCCTTCGACCGGGAGAAGCCGCTCCCTCCGGAGATCCGGGCGAACATCGAGGCCAAATATCATCTCGATAAGCCGGTGGTGATCCAGTATCTTTACTACATGCGCGACCTCCTGGTCCCCCGATATTCCCCCACTTTGCCGACCTCTCTCCAGGAGGACGCGCTGATCCGCTGGAAGATCGGGCCGGGCTATTTCCTCTGGATCAACCTGGGCCCGTCCTATTCCTCCCGCAGCCGCTCCGTCAACGACATCATCCGCCAGAACCTGCCGGTGTCCTTTGAGCTGGGCGTCTACGCCCTGCTGGTGGCCGTAGGCATCGGGATCCCCCTGGGCATCCTGGCCGCCCTGAACCAGAACACCTTCCTGGATTACTTCGGGATGAGCCTGGCGATCTTCGGGGTCTCGGTGCCGGTGATCGTATTGGGCCCGATCCTGGTCTCGGTCTTCGGGGTGTGGCTGAAGTGGCTGCCGCCGACGGGGTGGGGGACCCCGGCGCACGCCATCATGCCCTCCATCGCCCTGGGGCTGGCCAGCTCCGCCCTCATCGCCCGCCTCACCCGGGCCAGTTTGCTCCAGGTGATCCGGGAGGACTACATCCGCACCGCCCGGGCGAAAGGCCTCGCCGAGCGCCTGGTCATCGTCCGCCACGCCCTTCGGAACTCCCTCATCCCGGTGGTCACGGTGCTCGGTCCCCTCTTCGCCGCCCTGGTGACCGGGACCTTCGTGACGGAGACGATCTTCGGCATCCCGGGGCTCGGCCGTTACTTCGTCACCAGCATCACCAACCGGGATCACCCGGTGATCATGGGGACCATTTTGATCTACGCCATTTTCCTGGTGATCGCCAACCTGGTTGTTGACATCACCTACGCCTTCCTGGATCCGCGGATCCGTTACACCTGA
- a CDS encoding presenilin family intramembrane aspartyl protease — MDLLQLLWGWLADPNVAYLLLVGGILAAVAAWSIPGTGLAEGLAVLLLGLAVIGLLRLPVSAAGLLLILLGSLLFLGELYLQSGGYLGLSGALAMSLGGLFLLPPGTGQRVAPAILIGTALTGAAASFGLAHLMRQMGRRPPLQSPERLIGAEGIAQTDLDPEGTVWVRGETWTARAVGERIAAGERVRVMAVQGLRLQVTRVAPPPEAGEPSADAPDPVPGSIGPTGIGGAMAVLLSVHFLAFLGSGFPPNSQTSAPGEALEAIRQLSERLAARPIGEQVVFAVPLALIPIATGALLALLLQLRDRRFLSRILSFALLASFGAALFFALHELLSALLAAPPPVWADLVLGGLTVGLIREGRRRSSWALSNLMGLLACSGAVIYLGSLLPPPAAAALLLIMILYDVLAVHVLGHMQQLARWAFEERLPMLFIIPLEIPRAKTQGPILAMGFGDAVLPAVLTLSALREHPAPWPAIGTLIGILAGQLLLTARLSARRQVQAGLPFLAGGALLGYSLGYLLSAGGFG, encoded by the coding sequence ATGGACCTTTTGCAGCTGCTCTGGGGCTGGCTGGCGGATCCAAATGTCGCGTATCTCCTTCTGGTCGGCGGGATCCTGGCCGCCGTCGCCGCGTGGAGCATCCCGGGGACCGGGCTGGCAGAGGGCCTGGCCGTGCTCTTGCTGGGCCTGGCTGTGATCGGCCTGCTCCGGCTGCCCGTGAGCGCGGCCGGCCTCCTGCTGATCCTGCTGGGCTCCCTTCTTTTCCTGGGGGAGCTCTACCTCCAGAGCGGGGGATATCTGGGGCTCTCCGGGGCCCTGGCCATGAGCCTGGGCGGCCTGTTCCTGCTGCCGCCCGGCACCGGGCAACGCGTGGCCCCGGCGATCCTCATAGGGACCGCCCTAACAGGAGCGGCCGCCTCTTTCGGCCTGGCGCACCTGATGCGTCAGATGGGCCGGCGCCCTCCCCTTCAGTCCCCGGAGCGCCTGATCGGGGCGGAGGGGATCGCCCAGACGGATCTGGATCCCGAGGGAACCGTCTGGGTGCGGGGAGAAACGTGGACCGCCCGGGCTGTTGGGGAACGGATCGCGGCCGGCGAGCGGGTTCGGGTCATGGCGGTGCAGGGGCTCCGCCTGCAGGTCACCCGGGTCGCACCGCCTCCGGAAGCCGGCGAGCCGTCCGCCGACGCGCCGGATCCCGTTCCAGGGTCCATCGGGCCGACCGGCATCGGCGGGGCGATGGCCGTCCTCCTCTCCGTGCACTTCCTGGCTTTTCTGGGGTCCGGCTTCCCTCCGAACTCCCAGACCTCTGCCCCGGGGGAGGCCCTGGAAGCCATCCGCCAGCTCTCGGAACGGCTGGCCGCCCGGCCGATCGGCGAGCAGGTGGTCTTCGCCGTTCCTCTCGCCTTGATCCCAATTGCCACAGGAGCCCTCCTCGCGCTCCTCCTGCAGCTGCGGGATCGACGTTTCCTCTCCCGGATCCTGAGCTTCGCCTTGCTCGCCTCCTTCGGGGCAGCGCTTTTCTTCGCCCTGCACGAGCTGCTCTCCGCGCTGCTCGCGGCTCCCCCGCCGGTCTGGGCGGATCTCGTGCTGGGAGGACTGACCGTAGGCCTGATCCGGGAGGGACGGCGGCGCTCCTCCTGGGCCCTTTCGAACCTGATGGGTCTCCTGGCCTGCAGCGGGGCCGTCATCTACCTGGGATCTCTGCTTCCCCCGCCGGCCGCTGCGGCCCTGCTTCTGATCATGATCCTCTACGACGTGCTGGCCGTGCACGTCCTGGGGCATATGCAGCAGCTGGCCCGCTGGGCCTTCGAGGAGCGCCTTCCCATGCTGTTCATCATCCCGCTGGAGATCCCCCGCGCGAAGACCCAAGGGCCCATCCTGGCCATGGGGTTCGGGGATGCCGTCCTGCCCGCCGTGCTGACGCTCTCCGCCTTGCGGGAACATCCTGCCCCGTGGCCGGCGATCGGAACGCTGATCGGCATCCTGGCGGGGCAGCTGCTCCTGACCGCCCGGCTGAGCGCCCGGCGACAGGTCCAGGCCGGGCTGCCGTTCCTGGCCGGAGGAGCGCTCCTGGGCTACAGCTTGGGATATCTTCTGAGCGCCGGCGGATTCGGGTAA
- a CDS encoding ABC transporter substrate-binding protein, translating to MNRSRAWWWLSLVALVGLVLSACAPAATPTPQVIEKEKVVEKVVTPTPVPRKVLRLNLGPGDVPTLDPSLATDTSSIQIIELAFVGLTRQNEETAAVEPGMAERWEVSPDGKVWTFYLRKGIPWVRWNGQEVEQVKDEKGNVRYVTAHDFYYGAIRTLDPKTGGEYAYVPAFFIEGAKEFNEGTITEPEKVGIKVIDDYTIQFTLKEPVGFFANIAGLWMLRAEPKWLIEEKGERWTETGAYHSYGPYVMKEWVHDSHIVMVANPFWPDNIPSVPKPKIEEIVFRMLDESPAFAEYEAGNLDVAGVPLSEIDRVKADPKLSQELKIAPILCTYYYGFNVTKPPFDDARMRLAFSLAVDRKAIVENVTKGGQEPAQWFSRPGLQAAPTLQTHPNLGVKYDPERAKQLFQEVLKEKYGGDVKNLPPITLMVNQVEGHIKIAEAIQQMWKEVLGVDVKLETQEWKVYLKTLQTDPPQVWRLGWCQDYPHASNFLKDVFYSTSDNNHTKWGNPEFDRLVDQALRETDENKARELYAQAEDILVAKDAAIIPIYWYTRVTVTKPYVKRTFSVLGGLEHIEKWDIQQ from the coding sequence ATGAACCGCTCACGTGCTTGGTGGTGGCTCTCGCTGGTCGCCCTGGTGGGCCTGGTGCTCTCGGCCTGCGCCCCGGCGGCCACGCCAACCCCGCAGGTGATCGAGAAAGAGAAGGTCGTCGAGAAGGTCGTCACCCCGACGCCGGTTCCTCGTAAGGTCCTCCGCCTGAACCTGGGCCCCGGTGACGTCCCGACCCTGGATCCCTCCCTGGCGACGGACACCTCTTCGATCCAGATCATCGAGCTGGCCTTTGTGGGCCTGACCCGCCAGAACGAGGAGACGGCGGCGGTGGAGCCCGGGATGGCGGAGCGCTGGGAGGTCTCGCCGGACGGCAAGGTGTGGACCTTCTACCTGCGCAAGGGCATCCCGTGGGTGCGCTGGAACGGCCAGGAGGTGGAGCAGGTTAAGGATGAAAAGGGCAACGTCCGTTACGTGACCGCCCACGACTTCTACTATGGGGCCATCCGCACCCTGGATCCCAAGACCGGCGGCGAATACGCCTACGTGCCGGCCTTCTTCATTGAGGGCGCCAAGGAGTTCAACGAGGGGACCATCACCGAGCCGGAGAAGGTCGGCATCAAGGTGATCGACGACTACACGATCCAGTTCACCCTGAAGGAGCCCGTAGGCTTCTTCGCCAACATCGCCGGCCTGTGGATGCTGCGGGCGGAGCCCAAGTGGCTGATCGAGGAGAAGGGCGAGCGCTGGACGGAGACCGGCGCTTACCACTCCTATGGGCCCTATGTGATGAAGGAGTGGGTGCACGACAGCCACATCGTGATGGTGGCCAACCCCTTCTGGCCCGACAACATCCCCAGCGTGCCCAAGCCGAAGATCGAGGAGATCGTCTTCCGCATGCTGGATGAGTCCCCGGCCTTCGCTGAGTATGAGGCCGGCAACCTGGATGTGGCGGGCGTGCCTCTCTCGGAGATCGACCGGGTGAAGGCCGATCCCAAGCTCTCCCAGGAGCTGAAGATCGCGCCGATCCTGTGCACCTACTACTACGGCTTCAACGTCACCAAGCCGCCCTTCGATGATGCCCGCATGCGCCTGGCCTTCTCCCTGGCCGTGGACCGCAAGGCCATCGTGGAGAACGTGACCAAGGGCGGCCAGGAGCCGGCCCAGTGGTTCTCCCGGCCCGGTCTGCAGGCGGCGCCCACCCTCCAGACCCATCCCAACCTGGGCGTGAAGTATGACCCTGAGCGGGCCAAGCAGCTCTTCCAGGAGGTCCTCAAGGAGAAGTATGGCGGCGATGTGAAGAACCTGCCGCCGATCACCCTGATGGTCAACCAGGTGGAGGGCCACATCAAGATCGCCGAGGCCATCCAGCAGATGTGGAAGGAGGTCCTGGGCGTTGACGTGAAGCTGGAGACCCAGGAGTGGAAGGTCTACCTGAAGACCCTCCAGACCGACCCGCCGCAGGTCTGGCGGCTGGGCTGGTGCCAGGATTACCCCCACGCCAGCAACTTCCTGAAGGATGTGTTCTACTCCACCTCCGACAACAACCACACGAAGTGGGGGAATCCGGAGTTCGACCGCCTGGTCGATCAGGCCCTGCGGGAGACCGATGAGAACAAGGCCCGAGAGCTCTACGCCCAGGCCGAGGACATCCTGGTGGCCAAGGACGCGGCCATCATCCCCATCTACTGGTACACCCGCGTCACGGTCACCAAGCCGTATGTGAAGCGCACCTTCTCGGTGCTGGGCGGCCTGGAGCACATCGAGAAGTGGGACATCCAGCAGTGA
- a CDS encoding metal-sensitive transcriptional regulator: protein MPRRPSSRRKPTRDALLRTTGGPQVQVYLTPEQERALDARLARIEGHLAAVRRMLAEHQDCNSLLVQLAAVKSALNQAILMLLESHMEACIIACAMDAESRSALEGLKEAMAIVLRKT from the coding sequence ATGCCCCGACGACCCTCATCGCGCCGCAAACCGACCCGGGACGCCCTCCTCCGGACGACCGGAGGGCCGCAGGTGCAGGTGTATCTCACGCCCGAACAGGAGCGCGCCTTAGACGCCCGCCTGGCGCGCATCGAAGGGCACCTGGCCGCCGTCCGGCGGATGCTGGCCGAGCACCAGGACTGCAACAGCCTGCTGGTGCAGCTGGCGGCGGTCAAGTCCGCCCTCAACCAAGCCATCCTGATGCTCCTGGAAAGCCATATGGAGGCCTGTATCATCGCCTGCGCCATGGACGCGGAGAGCCGCTCCGCCCTGGAGGGCCTGAAGGAGGCCATGGCCATCGTCCTGCGCAAGACATGA